In Drosophila miranda strain MSH22 chromosome XR, D.miranda_PacBio2.1, whole genome shotgun sequence, the genomic window GGGATACGGGGGCTACGGCTCCGCCCTGGGCGGCTATGGATCTGCTTTAGGCGGCTACGGTTCCAGCCTGGGAGGCTACGGTTCAAGCCTGGGCGGCTACGGTTCCAGCCTGGGTGGCTACGGCTCCAGCTTGGGCGGCGTCGGCGGCTACGGCTCCTACAACTCGAATCCCTATGCGTTGTCGTCGTACTACAATGGGCGCCTGGGCAGCGGTATCGGCACCGGCACTGGCTATCCCTACTACAACACCCGCTTCGGAGCCGGCGGCTATCCCTCCAGCTACTACACTAGCAACTACGGCAACAGCGTAGTGGGCGGCGGCCTAGGCGCCCTAGCCGGTGGGGTGCCGCCCATCGGTTCCGGCTACAACTACGGAGCGGGAATCTCAGGCACCGTCTACTAGGATGGTATATCCCCGGC contains:
- the LOC108151095 gene encoding shematrin-like protein 2 isoform X2, which codes for MKCFFVLVVASLVLSVWAEDTAAVEPAAEGPLAEDQVSAASSYAPLQEKKQEKRYVGGYGGYGGYSGYGGGYGSPLGAGYGGAYGAAGYGSGVGVGAGLGVDSYYNPYSSRSLGGLDGSAVAGYGGYGSALGGYGSALGGYGSSLGGYGSSLGGYGSSLGGYGSSLGGVGGYGSYNSNPYALSSYYNGRLGSGIGTGTGYPYYNTRFGAGGYPSSYYTSNYGNSVVGGGLGALAGGVPPIGSGYNYGAGISGTVY
- the LOC108151095 gene encoding glycine-rich cell wall structural protein 2 isoform X1, which produces MKCFFVLVVASLVLSVWAEDTAAVEPAAEGPLAEDQVSAASSYAPLQEKKQEKRYVGGYGGYGGYSGYGGGYGSPLGAGYGGAYGAAGYGSGVGVGAGLGVDSYYNPYSSRSLGGLGEDGSAVAGYGGYGSALGGYGSALGGYGSSLGGYGSSLGGYGSSLGGYGSSLGGVGGYGSYNSNPYALSSYYNGRLGSGIGTGTGYPYYNTRFGAGGYPSSYYTSNYGNSVVGGGLGALAGGVPPIGSGYNYGAGISGTVY